In the Halococcus salifodinae DSM 8989 genome, CGGAGCGACTGTCCTTTCTCCGTGAGCGAGTAATACGTGGCGACGGGTGCGTCTTCTTCGAGCCGACGTGTCACGAAGTCGGTTTCTTGTAAATCGTCAAGGACACGGGAGAGTGTTCGTGAACTCGCCCCGGTCGAGCGTTTGAGTTCGTTGAAGCGTTTCTCATTACCTTGGAGGTCGTGGAGGACGATGAGTCGCCACTGGGAGCCGATCTGGTTCAGCGAATCGATAACCGAACACGCCTCCTCGTCGTACCGTTCGTCAGTTTCGGACAGGCTGTTTGCTTGGGCCACTGGTTTGCTCCTTGGATGTTCGTAGGCGCTGCATCCGCAAATAGGTTCGCTTCCGAACCTGGTAGCATTATGAAACCTGAAGTAACACCAGCGTCACCGGCTAACACCGTCGCTCCCTGATATCACTGGTGTCAGATTAAGTATAAGTAGGTTCCAGAACGAACTAGATATCGTTGTGATGGCAGCTACGATCGCACCACTGACCGCACCGCATACCAACCAATCGCAGACGCAGGAGGTGAGCTGATAATGGCGATCGATGCAGGACTCGGCGCAATCGGCTTCCTCGTCGCACGGATACTCTTCGGCGGCCTCCTCGCGTTTCAGGGCCTCAACCACTTCCAGAACGTCGGCGCGATGAGCGGATACGCCCAATCGAAGGGTGTCCCTGCAGCCCGGGCGAGCGTCCTGTTTTCCGGTGGAATGCTCATCTTCGGCGGCCTCGGCATCGTCCTCGGAGTGTTCCCTGCGATTGCCGCGGGGGCAATCGCGGTCTTCCTCCTCGTTACGACGCCGATGATGCACGACTTCTGGGCAGTGCCCGAAGACCAGCAGCAGGATGAGATGACCAGCTTCATCAAGAACGTCGAGCTCCTCGGCGCGTCGGTGGTCTTCCTCGCCCTCAGTAGTGAGGCGTGGGCGTACGCACTGGGCATCGGTCTCGGACTCTAATCGGACACGAAACGATCGACTTCCGGGATAGCCTTTCGAACAATACACTCAAACAACACATGATTACCGAAACACCCGGACTCCACCACGTAACATCGATCGCGAGTGATCCCCAACGGAACGTGGATTTCTACACGGAAGTCCTCGGTCTGCGCCTCGTCAAACGGACCGTCAACTTCGACGACAAATACACGTACCACCTCTACTACGGTGACGAGGTTGGCAACCCAGGTACTGTGGTGACGTTCTTCCCGTTCGAGGGCGGTCGACAGGGCCGCGTTGGCCGCGGTCAGACAAGCGCGACCGCGTTCGTCGTTCCCGAGGAGTCGGTCGACTACTGGGTCGACCGGCTCGAAT is a window encoding:
- a CDS encoding winged helix-turn-helix transcriptional regulator, whose translation is MAQANSLSETDERYDEEACSVIDSLNQIGSQWRLIVLHDLQGNEKRFNELKRSTGASSRTLSRVLDDLQETDFVTRRLEEDAPVATYYSLTEKGQSLRPVFEEIEAWSAEWL
- a CDS encoding DoxX family protein; this encodes MAIDAGLGAIGFLVARILFGGLLAFQGLNHFQNVGAMSGYAQSKGVPAARASVLFSGGMLIFGGLGIVLGVFPAIAAGAIAVFLLVTTPMMHDFWAVPEDQQQDEMTSFIKNVELLGASVVFLALSSEAWAYALGIGLGL